A part of Cannabis sativa cultivar Pink pepper isolate KNU-18-1 chromosome 6, ASM2916894v1, whole genome shotgun sequence genomic DNA contains:
- the LOC115724533 gene encoding 65-kDa microtubule-associated protein 1, translated as MAVTDAHNPLVGETTCGSLLQKLQEIWDEVGENDEERDKMLLQLEQDCLDVYKRKVEQAAKSRALLLQALSDAKLELSSLLSALGDKSSTGIPDKSSGTIKEQLAAIAPALDQLWKQKEERVKDFSDVQSQIQKICGEIAGSLNLNDQVGTPSVDESDLTLKKLDEYHAQLQELQKEKSDRLQKVLEFVSSVHDLCAVLGMDFFSTVTEVHPSLNDSTGVQSKSISNDTLSRLAKTVIALKEDKKQRLQKLQELASQLIDLWNLMDTPEEERELFDHVTCNISASVDEVTVPGALALDLIEQAEVEVDRLDQLKSSRMKEIAFKKQSELEEIFARAHIEIDPEAAREKIMAMIDSGDVEPAELLADMDNQIAKAKDESLSRKDILDKVEKWMSACEEESWLEDYNRDENRYNASRGAHLNLKRAERARILVNKIPALVETLVAKTRAWEEDHGMSFTYDGVPLLAMLDEYAMLRQEREEEKRRMRDQKKYQELQHSEQEAIFGSKPSPARPVSAKKVAGPRANGGANGTPNRRLSLNQNGARSTTKDAKRENRLSAPVNYVSMSKEDAASHVSGTDPIPASP; from the exons ATGGCAGTGACAGACGCTCACAATCCTCTTGTTGGAGAGACCACTTGTGGTTCTTTACTCCAGAAACTTCAG GAAATTTGGGATGAAGTTGGAGAGAATGACGAGGAACGTGACAAGATGCTTCTTCAGTTAGAGCAAGATTGCTTGGATGTGTACAAAAGGAAGGTTGAGCAGGCTGCAAAGTCAAGGGCACTGCTGCTTCAGGCATTGTCTGATGCCAAACTTGAACTTTCTAGTCTCCTATCTGCTCTTGGAGATAAGAGTTCTACTGGAATA CCAGATAAAAGTTCAGGAACAATCAAGGAACAGCTTGCAGCTATTGCACCAGCGCTTGATCAGCTATGGAAACAGAAAGAGGAGAGAGTTAAGGACTTTTCTGACGTTCAATCGCAGATCCAAAAGATTTGTGGGGAAATTGCTGGGAGCTTGAACCTGAATGACCAAGTAGGAACACCTTCTGTTGATGAGTCTGACCTAACTCTGAAGAAGTTAGACGAATATCATGCGCAGCTTCAAGAACTTCAAAAGGAGAAG AGTGATAGGTTGCAGAAGGTGCTGGAATTTGTTAGCTCTGTGCATGATTTGTGTGCTGTCCTTGGAATGGACTTCTTCAGTACCGTTACTGAGGTTCATCCTAGCTTAAATGACTCAACTGGCGTGCAGTCCAAGAGCATTAGTAATGATACCCTATCTAGGCTGGCTAAGACAGTCATAGCACTAAAAGAAGATAAGAAGCAGAGGCTTCAAAAA CTCCAAGAGCTAGCTTCTCAACTTATTGATTTATGGAATCTGATGGATACTCCTGAGGAGGAAAGGGAACTATTTGACCATGTTACCTGCAACATTTCAGCATCAGTTGATGAGGTGACTGTTCCCGGGGCTCTCGCTTTGGATTTGATCGAGCAG gCTGAGGTGGAAGTGGATAGGCTTGATCAGCTCAAATCGAGCAGGATGAAGGAAATTGCCTTTAAAAAGCAATCAGAACTTGAAGAGATATTTGCTCGTGCTCATATAGAAATAGATCCAGAAGCTGCAAGGGAAAAAATAATGGCAATGATTGATTCTGGGGATGTTGAGCCTGCTGAGTTGCTGGCTGACATGGACAATCAGATAGCAAAAGCAAAAGACGAATCTCTCAGTAGAAAGGACATATTGGACAAAGTTGAAAAATGGATGTCAGCCTGTGAGGAAGAAAGTTGGCTTGAAGACTACAATCGG GATGAGAACAGGTATAATGCAAGTAGAGGTGCACATCTCAATCTCAAGCGTGCAGAGAGAGCCCGGATTCTGGTTAATAAAATTCCAG CTCTTGTTGAGACTTTGGTTGCCAAAACTCGTGCTTGGGAGGAGGATCATGGCATGTCATTTACTTATGATGGTGTTCCCCTCCTTGCTATGCTAGATGAATATGCAATGCTCAGGCaggaaagagaagaagagaagaggaGGATGAGA GAtcagaagaagtaccaagagctGCAGCACTCAGAACAGGAAGCCATATTTGGCTCCAAGCCTAGTCCTGCTCGACCAGTTAGTGCAAAGAAGGTGGCAGGTCCACGTGCGAATGGAGGTGCCAATGGAACACCAAACAGAAGGCTATCACTTAATCAAAACGGAGCTAGGTCCACAACTAAAGATGCAAAGAGAGAAAATAGGCTTAGTGCTCCTGTGAACTACGTGTCAATGTCAAAAGAAGATGCTGCCTCCCATGTTTCAGGCACCGACCCTATTCCGGCTTCCCCATAA